The segment CAGTATGTTGGATTGAAGTTAGTAGCAGCCGGTATACAGCGAGTCCCATTTAGCCTGAATAATTCATAAAAAAAGCTGTTTCATCCAACAAAGTATTGTTTTATATTGTTTTAGGAATAACTGCAAACGAAAACAAAGTTGGAGAAACAGCTTGATGAAAGATACGAAACAATTGATGTTTTTTAAAGGGATTTCCGGCAAAAAGGTTGAAGTAGATTTTGACGGTGGCCAAATGAGTTCCGATTCCGGATTGCTTTTTCTTCGTGAATTGGAGTCTGAGCTCGGTATCATCGATCGCATAGTCAATGTGATGCGCGACCCACGTCATGCTGCCTACGTGAAACACGATTTGCTTGAACTTACCAAGCAACGAGTTTTTCAAATTGCCGCCGGCTATGAAGACGGCAATGACTGCAGTCAGCTCAGAAAAGACCCGGTCATGAAGATGGTCTGTGAAAAGCTGCCCGGTACAGACCCTGATTTGGCCAGTCAACCGACCATGTCGAGATTTGAAAATGCCCTTTCCAGCACCGACCTTTACCGAATCGCACAAGCCTTGCTTGATGTATTTATAGATTCCTATCAAATGGCGCCCGAAGCGATAGTTTTGGATTTTGATGATACTGCTGACGCCACGTATGGCAATCAGCAACTGTCGTTTTTTAATGCTTATCATGATAGCTATTGTTATATGCCATTGCATGTTTATGAAGGCAAAAGCGGTAAATTAATTACCACCATCCTCAGACCCGGAAAACGTCCCAGTGGCAAAGAGGTGGTTTCGATTCTGAAACGCATTACCAAAGCAATCAGGGCAGCGTGGCCTGAAGTCGGCATCATTTTCCGGGGCGACAGTCATTACAGCAGCCCGGAAGTATTTGATTTCTGCAATGCGCACAACGTTAAATATATTCTTGGACTTACACCAAGAAAACCGATGCTTGTAAATGCTGATAGTCTCATCAAGCAAGCTAAAGAACTCTATGCACTTGAGAACAAACCCGTAAAACGGTTTGGCGAATTCAACTATCGAGCTAAGTCCTGGTCGGCTCAGCAGAGAGTCATTGTCAAAGCCGAGCATAATGGAAAGGGCGCTAATACTCGCTTTATCGTCACCAATTTAGAACATGCAAACCTGAAGTTTGTCTATCAAGATATCTATTGCGATAGAGGCCGCATGGAACTGATGATTAAGGAACACAAGAACCATCTGCTCAGTGACAGAACTTCATGTTCTCGTTTCAAGGCTAACCAATTTCGTTTATTTCTGCACAGTCTGGCGTATGTGCTGCTGCACGCTTTTAGAGAAAAATATCTCAAGGGTACTCAGTGGGCCACGGCCCAGTTTAACACCATCCAAAAGAGGCTCTTTAAAATCGGTGCACGAGTACGGCAACTCTCGACCAAGATAAAAATCAGTCTGCCATCGTCGTTCCCAAATCAACAAGAATACTATAAAATATGGTACTCATGTTGTCCACAGTTTGTCACATAAGTCAAAAAACAGTGACCGGCTAAAGGGCAAGGGATAACTATGTCCGGCTCAACATAAAATGATCACTTCTACCTAAAAAACGAACTGCATAGACGCAAATCTAAGTTGATTGATCATTCCGTTACAATAAAAAGATCCAGTTGCTTTTAATCATGCCAAATATACGTGAAATTGAGCGCCTATTCTTGTTTATGAATTATGCAGGTTAGGTGTTTTTGAAAAAATACCGAAGGCGGGCAATCCAAAAAGAAAGCCGCAATGCTTGCGACACTGCGGCTCTTTAATTTAGTTAAAAAAAGATTTTAACACCGAATGACACTGAAAAAAACACCGAAGAAAATAAAATATTTCAGTGATATTCGGTGTCCTTCAGTGTTTAGGTGTTTAAGTTTTTTTGGATTTATAAAAAGTAGAGTAAGTTGTAGATTTTCTTAGCCGCGAATGACTGCACCCACCAGGTAAAAGTCTCCCGTAGGTTGCGGAACGCCACCCTTTGGCTCCAAAGTCACGGCAAATGCTGTAAGATTTATACTGTCCGCAATGGTCTCGATTGTAAAAATTGCGTTGCCCTCGGCGTCCAAAGAAAAGATGCCGGCGTCCACGGGTTGAGTGCCGCGCAGCATCCAGAGCTGGTAGTCTTTATCGGAGGGCGCGGCGGGTAAATTAAGGGCTGAAAAAACAGCCTGCTTTTGGCTCGGATCCCAGAGAACTCTGCCAGTTGCATCCGGGGCAGACTTTTGTCCCTGCAGATCAACGATGCGAACTTCGGGAGCTTGCACAACCTTGAGGATGCGTTCCTGCCTGGCCAGCTCGATGCGAAGCTGCGAAACCACCTGGTCGCTGACCTCTAACCGCTTTTCCAAAAAGGTGATCTCAGTCTTTAAGTTTTGGCTGTATAATCCCAACAGCACTAAAATTACGGCAATTGCCAATGAAAGCCCCCAGCTCACTCTCATCCATCTTTCCCGGGCGCGCTGCAGAAGTTCAACAGTTGCATCCTCAACTTTTTCTTTGAGCTGAGTTAAAGGCGCAGCAGCGGGCGTTTTCTGTGGCTCAATTGCGGCGAGGATTTTCTCTTTTACCAGCGCAGACGGCTTTTGCGCAGGAGCCGCAAATGCCAGCCCGTTGACAACCTCTTGCATTTCACCCAAAAGGGCCTCACATTCGGAGCAGCCTTGTTTCAGGTGCTCTTCAATAGAGCTTTGCTCAG is part of the candidate division KSB1 bacterium genome and harbors:
- a CDS encoding IS1380 family transposase — translated: MKDTKQLMFFKGISGKKVEVDFDGGQMSSDSGLLFLRELESELGIIDRIVNVMRDPRHAAYVKHDLLELTKQRVFQIAAGYEDGNDCSQLRKDPVMKMVCEKLPGTDPDLASQPTMSRFENALSSTDLYRIAQALLDVFIDSYQMAPEAIVLDFDDTADATYGNQQLSFFNAYHDSYCYMPLHVYEGKSGKLITTILRPGKRPSGKEVVSILKRITKAIRAAWPEVGIIFRGDSHYSSPEVFDFCNAHNVKYILGLTPRKPMLVNADSLIKQAKELYALENKPVKRFGEFNYRAKSWSAQQRVIVKAEHNGKGANTRFIVTNLEHANLKFVYQDIYCDRGRMELMIKEHKNHLLSDRTSCSRFKANQFRLFLHSLAYVLLHAFREKYLKGTQWATAQFNTIQKRLFKIGARVRQLSTKIKISLPSSFPNQQEYYKIWYSCCPQFVT
- a CDS encoding anti-sigma factor, translated to MNHDEIKDSISAYCLGALDETEQSSIEEHLKQGCSECEALLGEMQEVVNGLAFAAPAQKPSALVKEKILAAIEPQKTPAAAPLTQLKEKVEDATVELLQRARERWMRVSWGLSLAIAVILVLLGLYSQNLKTEITFLEKRLEVSDQVVSQLRIELARQERILKVVQAPEVRIVDLQGQKSAPDATGRVLWDPSQKQAVFSALNLPAAPSDKDYQLWMLRGTQPVDAGIFSLDAEGNAIFTIETIADSINLTAFAVTLEPKGGVPQPTGDFYLVGAVIRG